A DNA window from Etheostoma spectabile isolate EspeVRDwgs_2016 chromosome 22, UIUC_Espe_1.0, whole genome shotgun sequence contains the following coding sequences:
- the fzd8a gene encoding frizzled-8a: protein MDLFGIYLLLSLALLPRSSCTTAKEITCQEIAVPLCKGIGYNYTYMPNQFNHDTQDEAGLEVHQFWPLVEIQCSPDLKFFLCSMYTPICLEDYKKPLPPCRSVCERARAGCAPLMRQYGFPWPDRMKCDLLPVQGNPDTLCMDYNRTDATTVSPVLSKPTNHPGKGNNPPKNKPSRPGAPGKYKPPAAPCEPGCKCLEPMVSVNTDRHPLYNRVKTGQITNCAMPCHNPYFTHDERAFTAFWIGLWSVLCFVSTFATVATFLIDMERFKYPERPIIFLSACYMFVSAGYIVRLIAGHENVACNREFDVEHIHYETTGPALCTVVFLLIYFFGMASSIWWVILSLTWFLAAGMKWGNEAIASYSQYFHLAAWLIPSMKSIAVLALSSVDGDSVAGICYVGNQNLDNLRGFVLAPLVIYLFIGTMFLLAGFVSLFRIRSVIKQGGTKTDKLEKLMIRIGIFTVLYTVPATIIVACYFYEQHNRQSWEITHNCSNCLLERDRRSPDYAVFMLKYFMCLLVGITSGVWIWSGKTLDSWRTFCTRCCWGSKGTSGSMYSDVSTGLTWRSGTASSVSCPKQMPLSQV from the coding sequence ATGGACCTGTTTGGGATTTACCTGCTCCTCTCACTCGCTCTCCTGCCCCGATCCAGCTGCACCACGGCCAAGGAGATCACCTGCCAGGAGATAGCCGTGCCCCTGTGTAAGGGGATCGGCTACAACTACACCTACATGCCTAACCAGTTTAACCACGACACGCAGGACGAGGCTGGACTGGAGGTGCACCAGTTCTGGCCTCTGGTTGAGATCCAGTGTTCCCCGGACCTGAAGTTCTTCTTGTGCAGCATGTACACCCCGATCTGCCTGGAGGACTATAAGAAACCTCTACCGCCGTGCCGGAGCGTGTGTGAGAGAGCCCGGGCTGGCTGTGCGCCTCTCATGAGGCAGTACGGCTTCCCTTGGCCGGACAGGATGAAGTGTGACCTGCTGCCCGTGCAAGGCAACCCAGACACTCTGTGCATGGACTACAACAGAACCGACGCCACTACAGTGTCCCCTGTCCTCTCCAAACCCACCAACCACCCCGGTAAGGGGAACAATCCACCTAAAAATAAGCCCAGCCGACCCGGCGCGCCAGGGAAATACAAGCCGCCTGCAGCCCCATGTGAGCCGGGGTGCAAGTGTTTGGAGCCTATGGTGTCGGTGAACACGGACCGTCATCCGCTCTATAACCGGGTCAAAACGGGTCAGATCACGAACTGCGCCATGCCGTGCCACAACCCTTATTTTACGCACGACGAGAGAGCATTCACCGCCTTTTGGATAGGACTTTGGTCCGTGTTGTGCTTCGTGTCAACTTTTGCCACGGTCGCCACTTTCCTCATCGACATGGAGCGCTTTAAGTACCCAGAAAGACCCATCATCTTCCTCTCCGCGTGTTACATGTTTGTGTCAGCGGGCTACATTGTCAGACTGATCGCCGGGCACGAGAACGTGGCGTGCAACCGGGAGTTCGACGTGGAGCACATCCACTATGAGACCACCGGCCCCGCGCTCTGCACCGTGGTCTTCCTCCTTATTTACTTTTTCGGCATGGCCAGCTCAATCTGGTGGGTCATCCTGTCCCTGACCTGGTTCCTCGCAGCCGGGATGAAGTGGGGCAACGAGGCGATCGCCAGTTACTCCCAGTACTTCCACCTGGCCGCCTGGCTCATCCCCAGCATGAAGTCCATCGCCGTCCTGGCGCTGAGCTCCGTGGACGGAGACTCAGTGGCTGGCATCTGCTACGTGGGGAACCAGAACCTGGACAACCTGCGGGGCTTCGTTTTAGCCCCTTtggtgatttatttattcataggCACTATGTTCCTCCTGGCCGGATTTGTGTCCCTGTTCAGGATCCGCAGCGTCATCAAACAAGGTGGCACCAAAACTGACAAACTAGAGAAGCTGATGATTCGAATAGGCATCTTCACGGTGCTCTACACGGTGCCAGCCACTATCATAGTCGCCTGTTACTTTTACGAGCAGCACAACAGGCAGAGCTGGGAGATCACGCACAACTGCTCCAACTGTTTGTTGGAGAGGGACCGCAGGAGTCCGGACTATGCCGTTTTTATGTTAAAGTACTTTATGTGCCTTCTGGTGGGCATCACGTCCGGAGTGTGGATCTGGTCTGGGAAAACTTTGGACTCCTGGAGGACTTTTTGCACCAGGTGCTGCTGGGGCAGTAAAGGCACCAGTGGATCCATGTACAGTGACGTGAGCACCGGACTGACGTGGAGGTCAGGGACGGCCAGCTCCGTGTCTTGCCCCAAGCAGATGCCATTGTCCCAGGTttga